In a single window of the Chitinivibrionales bacterium genome:
- a CDS encoding sulfatase-like hydrolase/transferase, with the protein MAATAAAPSLIKGGTAQDKPNIIYILCDDLGYGDLACYGHPEIKTPHLNNLVTEGVKLTENYAAAPVCSPARAGFLTGRTPNRSGIYDHLGSTYFRAAGIDYPHLSPKEITIAELLKEVGYTTSIVGKWHLDDHFDDLNGESMPDIQGFDYYMATKNNAKDSHANPHNFVRNGVPLDRIDGYSNDIIVDECIDWMSNTRDNAKPFFLFCSFHSPHEPVATPDEYKNMYSTGEENKDIYYGNVTHLDAAVGRLLEYLDNNNLRDNTFVMFTSDNGPETLLRYGNGAARSYGTSGDFSCQKLSLYEGGIRVPGIARWPGVIDPGTESSEPICGIDMLPTFCAMTGAQVPGDRWIDGSNALAAFHNRQVTRHQPLFWKYYRGESCDDHPEDQDGNKPKIVLRDGDWKLCVNNDYRHTKLYNLANDPNETTNLVDQEQQRVTEMMTILQEISEDVKTEGENGEPIIRTVSSLRSGAPRFAIKNVNSIEIFSMTGKRMAHFTTKEQEINLKAYNLPRGLYTLRINHRHNQVVSSLANVRIK; encoded by the coding sequence TTGGCAGCTACCGCGGCAGCGCCATCACTTATTAAGGGGGGAACTGCGCAGGATAAACCCAATATTATCTACATTCTCTGCGATGATCTGGGATATGGTGATCTTGCCTGCTACGGCCATCCTGAAATCAAGACCCCGCATCTCAATAATTTAGTCACCGAAGGGGTGAAGCTTACCGAAAACTATGCCGCGGCACCGGTTTGTTCACCTGCCCGGGCCGGTTTTCTGACCGGACGGACCCCCAACCGCAGTGGAATCTACGATCATCTGGGGAGTACTTATTTTCGTGCCGCCGGAATCGACTATCCTCATCTGAGTCCAAAAGAGATTACAATTGCCGAATTGCTCAAGGAAGTAGGATACACGACAAGCATTGTCGGCAAGTGGCATCTTGATGATCATTTCGATGATCTCAATGGAGAAAGCATGCCCGATATTCAGGGATTTGATTACTATATGGCAACAAAAAACAATGCCAAGGATTCCCATGCCAATCCTCACAATTTTGTTCGAAACGGGGTGCCGCTCGACAGGATCGACGGGTATTCAAACGACATAATTGTTGATGAGTGTATTGACTGGATGAGTAACACGCGAGATAATGCAAAGCCCTTTTTTCTTTTCTGCAGTTTTCATTCTCCTCACGAACCGGTTGCCACTCCTGATGAGTATAAGAATATGTACAGTACCGGAGAAGAAAACAAGGATATTTATTACGGGAATGTGACCCATCTGGATGCAGCGGTTGGACGACTGCTGGAGTATCTTGACAATAATAATCTTCGCGACAATACGTTCGTGATGTTTACCAGTGACAACGGCCCCGAAACCCTGCTTCGCTACGGCAACGGCGCGGCCCGTTCCTATGGTACTTCGGGCGACTTTTCATGCCAGAAGCTCTCGCTTTATGAGGGCGGTATCCGGGTCCCCGGTATTGCGCGGTGGCCCGGAGTGATCGATCCCGGAACCGAATCGAGCGAGCCGATCTGCGGGATCGATATGCTGCCCACATTCTGCGCCATGACCGGCGCCCAGGTGCCGGGGGACCGATGGATCGACGGTTCCAATGCCCTCGCCGCGTTTCATAACCGTCAGGTCACCAGGCATCAGCCGCTGTTCTGGAAGTATTACAGGGGCGAAAGTTGTGATGATCATCCCGAAGATCAAGACGGCAACAAACCGAAAATCGTCCTTCGTGACGGTGACTGGAAACTGTGTGTCAATAATGATTATCGCCATACAAAACTCTATAATCTTGCAAATGATCCCAATGAAACCACCAATCTGGTCGATCAGGAGCAACAACGGGTCACCGAAATGATGACCATTCTCCAGGAAATTTCCGAGGATGTGAAAACCGAGGGGGAAAATGGTGAACCGATTATCAGGACCGTTTCATCTTTGCGCAGCGGCGCTCCACGATTTGCGATCAAAAATGTAAATTCAATCGAAATTTTTTCCATGACCGGAAAACGAATGGCCCATTTTACCACAAAAGAGCAGGAAATCAATCTTAAAGCGTACAATTTGCCGCGCGGTCTTTATACTCTGCGAATCAACCACCGCCATAACCAGGTTGTCAGCTCTCTGGCAAACGTACGTATCAAATAA